Proteins from a single region of Drosophila biarmipes strain raj3 chromosome 3R, RU_DBia_V1.1, whole genome shotgun sequence:
- the LOC108026462 gene encoding uncharacterized protein LOC108026462 has translation MVELGKEEATDFHPAPVWLDEPYLERLLRDLKKDPGLRIVELVIKPATAKGDNYASVMTRVKILYLKSGAKNPETDYYIVKTTYENDAFASGIFSQYQVSTTEMRMYDKILPQLTSLIAKTSQPEKLFAETLHVDYEHEAIIFEDLAVAKYVLADRLIGFDLDHTRLGLRKLAKMHAAAAVLNERQPGVLTKFDHGIFNRHTQGFAPFFVNMVGVASDFARECPELGERYARKLKELQKRVMEYSTRVYDPQPGEFNTLVHGDYWVNNVMLRYGEQKEPLDMTLIDFQFCSWSSPAVDLHYFFNTSVQSAVRIEQQDALIQYYHSVLVETLKDLHFGGYTPTLRQFILQLERGRFFAVTVSLVCQAILINDQTADADFHALMKDDERGRNFRKLLYTNKRLQDNLKYMLPRFDRSGLLDVTD, from the exons ATGGTGGAGCTGGGCAAAGAGGAGGCTACCGACTTTCATCCAGCGCCAGTCTGGCTAGATGAGCCCTATCTGGAACGCCTGCTCAGGGACCTGAAGAAGGATCCGGGTCTGAGGATCGTTGAACTGGTGATTAAGCCCGCCACCGCCAAGGGTGATAACTATGCTAGTGTGATGACGCgtgttaaaattttgtacttAAAAAGTGGTGCCAAAAATCCGGAAACTGACTATTATATTGTGAAGACCACGTATGAGAACGATGCCTTTGCCTCGGGCATATTCTCGCAGTACCAGGTCAGCACTACGGAAATGCGAATGTACGACAAGATCCTGCCCCAGTTGACCAGCCTCATTGCCAAGACCAGCCAGCCGGAAAAGCTGTTTGCCGAGACCTTGCACGTTGACTACGAGCACGAGGCCATCATCTTTGAGGATCTGGCGGTGGCGAAATATGTTCTGGCCGATCGACTGATCGGTTTCGACCTGGATCACACTCGTCTGGGACTCCGGAAGCTGGCCAAGATGcatgctgccgctgctgtacTGAACGAGCGTCAACCTGGTGTCCTCACCAAATTCGATCATGGCATCTTTAATCGTCACACCCAGGGATTTGCGCCCTTCTTTGTGAATATGGTGGGCGTGGCGTCTGATTTCGCCCGTGAGTGCCCAGAATTGGGTGAGCGCTATGCCAGGAAATTGAAGGAGCTGCAGAAGCGAGTGATGGAGTACTCCACCAGGGTCTACGACCCTCAGCCGGGGGAGTTCAACACCTTGGTGCACGGCGATTACTGGGTGAACAATGTCATGCTGCGCTATGGGGAGCAGAAGGAGCCCCTGGACATGACCCTGATTGACTTCCAGTTCTGCAGCTGGTCCTCGCCGGCGGTGGACCTGCACTACTTCTTCAACACCTCGGTTCAGAGTGCCGTTCGGATCGAGCAGCAGGACGCATTGATTCAGTATTACCACTCAGTGTTGGTGGAGACGCTCAAGGATCTCCACTTTGGAGGCTACACGCCCACTTTGAGGCAGTTCATCCTGCAGCTGGAAAGGGGGAGGTTCTTTG CCGTCACAGTGTCGCTGGTTTGCCAGGCCATATTGATCAACGACCAGACCGCCGATGCCGACTTCCATGCCCTGATGAAGGACGACGAGCGAGGACGTAACTTCCGGAAATTATTGTACACCAACAAGAGGTTGCAGGACAATCTCAAATACATGCTGCCGCGCTTCGATCGAAGCGGTCTTCTAGATGTAACCGACTGA
- the LOC108026017 gene encoding uncharacterized protein LOC108026017: MPEKATHKVHPAPDWLTSDYVQDKLRIYFRNSSLKLEKLHTKPAVANGGNYGSVMTRINVEYTTKEVKEKQATTFLVKTTFADQDPAGDVLIHYGVYSREMDIYESILPQLADMVRKDLKDPRKLFAATMDVDRKRDSIIFEDMSLDHYKVACRKKKLDLEHTHLVLEKLASFHAAAAVLAERQPGVFANNYDRGFFNKHTRAYGPILTNLLEALSRSLSSDQELGPRYKTKIDKLIERLMDYGERSTTNNPGDFLTVAHGDLWTTNVMFQYDDEGHPTNAIFIDFQFSVWNSPAIDLHYFFTTSLQDDLRFGHQPELVQFYYYKLAEALKKFRYTGRIPSLFDFQLQFRSRGFYAVFCSLVFEPVMQYEGKEEASIEQALSSSESGMRFKDSVYESEAIKKKLSITLPFLDQFGLLDEM, from the exons ATGCCTGAGAAAGCTACCCACAAGGTTCACCCGGCGCCCGATTGGCTCACCTCGGACTATGTGCAGGACAAGCTGCGGATCTACTTCAGGAACAGTTCCCTGAAACTGGAGAAGCTGCACACAAAGCCAGCCGTGGCCAATGGAGGAAACTATGGCAGCGTGATGACCCGGATCAATGTGGAGTACACCACCAAGGAGGTCAAGGAAAAGCAGGCCACCACCTTCTTGGTCAAGACCACATTCGCGGACCAGGATCCCGCCGGCGATGTGCTCATCCACTATGGAGTCTACTCCCGGGAAATGGATATATACGAAAGCATCCTGCCGCAACTGGCGGACATGGTAAGGAAGGACCTGAAGGACCCCAGGAAGCTGTTTGCCGCCACCATGGATGTGGATCGCAAGCGGGACTCGATCATCTTCGAGGACATGTCGCTGGATCACTACAAGGTGGCCTGTCGCAAGAAGAAACTGGACCTGGAGCACACTCACCTGGTGCTGGAGAAGCTGGCCAGTTTCCACGCGGCTGCAGCCGTTCTCGCCGAGCGTCAACCGGGAGTCTTTGCAAACAACTATGATCGAGGATTTTTTAACAAACACACCCGCGCCTACGGACCGATCTTGACCAATCTGCTGGAGGCCCTTTCCCGCTCCCTAAGCTCGGATCAGGAGCTGGGTCCACGGTACAAGACCAAGATCGATAAGCTAATCGAACGTCTAATGGACTATGGCGAAAGGTCCACGACAAACAATCCTGGCGACTTTTTAACCGTAGCCCACGGCGATCTGTGGACCACAAATGTTATGTTCCAATACGACGACGAAGGTCATCCCACGAATGCCATATTCATCGACTTCCAGTTCAGCGTCTGGAACTCTCCAGCCATCGATCTGCACTATTTCTTCACCACCTCGTTGCAGGATGATCTCCGCTTCGGTCATCAGCCGGAATTGGTGCAGTTTTACTACTACAAGCTAGCGGAGGCTCTCAAGAAGTTCAGGTATACTGGCAGGATACCCAGCTTGTTTGATTTCCAATTGCAGTTCCGCTCGAGGGGATTCTATG CTGTTTTTTGTTCCCTGGTTTTTGAACCCGTCATGCAGTACGAGGGCAAGGAGGAAGCTTCTATTGAGCAGGCTCTTTCAAGTTCCGAGAGTGGGATGCGATTCAAGGATTCTGTTTACGAGTCAGAGgctattaaaaagaaattgagTATCACGCTACCCTTTCTTGATCAGTTTGGGTTGCTAGACGAAATGTGA